Proteins encoded by one window of Massilia sp. NR 4-1:
- the fliI gene encoding flagellar protein export ATPase FliI: MSNGDGMANGGELADGDGMASDTDLEGDADDGAPPARAPRAVLDTGSAQGHAGRWRAYLNDCAVLSDFVEPMQVSGRVTRVAGLVMEAVGLRLAVGAACTVPLPSGGKVEAEVVGFEGERLFLMPQSDVEGIVPGTRVFPVEQTIPRPGSVSHPRRRPSDRARHLPVGPELLGRVLDGAGRPLDNLGPIQTTDSAPINVRPANPLGRAPIVETLDVGVRCINAMLTVGRGQRMGLFAGSGVGKSVLLGMMARYTEADIIVVGLIGERGREVKEFIEQILGEEGLARSVVVAAPADTPPLMRMQGAAYATAIAEHFRDKGQNVLLIMDSLTRYAMAQREIALAIGEPPATKGYPPSVFAKLPVLVERAGNGQLGGGSITAFYTVLTEGDDQQDPIADSARAILDGHIVLNRRLAEAGHYPAIDIEQSISRAMHSITSHEHQNEARHLKQLFSRYERSRDLIAVGAYTPGTDPVLDQAIGLHDKIEHFLQQQITERVDMGQSLGQLTALFD; the protein is encoded by the coding sequence ATGAGCAATGGCGACGGCATGGCCAACGGCGGCGAGCTGGCCGATGGCGACGGCATGGCCAGCGACACGGACCTGGAGGGCGACGCGGACGACGGTGCGCCCCCGGCCCGCGCGCCGCGCGCCGTGCTCGATACCGGCAGCGCCCAGGGCCACGCCGGCCGCTGGCGCGCCTACCTCAACGATTGCGCCGTGCTCAGCGATTTCGTCGAGCCGATGCAGGTCTCGGGCCGCGTCACGCGCGTGGCGGGCCTGGTGATGGAGGCGGTCGGCCTGCGCCTGGCCGTGGGCGCGGCCTGCACCGTGCCCCTGCCCAGCGGCGGCAAGGTGGAAGCCGAAGTGGTCGGTTTCGAAGGCGAACGCCTGTTCCTGATGCCGCAAAGCGATGTCGAAGGCATCGTGCCCGGCACCCGCGTCTTCCCGGTCGAACAGACCATTCCGCGCCCGGGCAGCGTCAGCCATCCGCGGCGGCGCCCGAGCGACCGCGCGCGCCACTTGCCGGTCGGGCCGGAACTGCTGGGCCGCGTGCTCGACGGCGCCGGCCGGCCGCTCGACAATCTCGGCCCGATCCAGACCACCGACAGCGCGCCGATCAATGTGCGCCCGGCCAATCCGCTGGGCCGCGCACCCATCGTGGAAACCCTGGACGTCGGCGTGCGCTGCATCAACGCCATGCTGACCGTGGGCCGCGGCCAGCGCATGGGCTTGTTCGCCGGCTCCGGCGTCGGCAAATCCGTGCTGCTGGGCATGATGGCGCGCTACACCGAGGCCGACATCATCGTGGTCGGCCTGATCGGCGAACGGGGCCGCGAAGTCAAGGAATTCATCGAGCAGATCCTCGGCGAGGAAGGCTTGGCGCGCTCGGTGGTGGTGGCGGCCCCGGCCGACACGCCGCCGCTGATGCGCATGCAGGGCGCGGCCTATGCGACGGCCATTGCCGAGCATTTCCGCGACAAGGGCCAGAACGTGCTGCTGATCATGGATTCGCTGACGCGCTACGCCATGGCGCAGCGCGAAATCGCGCTCGCCATCGGCGAGCCGCCCGCCACCAAGGGCTATCCGCCCTCGGTCTTCGCCAAGCTGCCGGTGCTGGTCGAGCGCGCCGGCAACGGCCAGCTCGGCGGCGGCTCGATCACCGCCTTCTATACCGTACTGACCGAGGGCGACGACCAGCAGGATCCGATCGCCGACTCGGCGCGCGCCATCCTCGACGGCCATATCGTGCTCAACCGCCGTCTGGCCGAGGCCGGCCACTATCCGGCCATCGATATCGAACAGTCGATCAGCCGCGCCATGCACTCGATCACCTCGCACGAGCACCAGAACGAGGCGCGCCACCTGAAGCAGCTGTTCTCGCGCTATGAGCGCAGCCGCGACCTGATCGCCGTCGGCGCCTACACGCCCGGCACCGACCCGGTGCTGGACCAAGCCATCGGCTTGCATGACAAGATCGAGCATTTTTTACAACAGCAGATCACCGAGCGCGTCGATATGGGCCAGAGTTTGGGGCAACTTACCGCTCTATTCGATTGA
- a CDS encoding flagellar assembly protein FliH — MKSFGDNRPSTLAARQAQQEEEERLAREQAALAEAQAAEEAAMYAEPEQHPDYPTEDELNAIREEARQQGYEAGYAAGHADGQAQALDEAREATAKTLEPVAEIAGNFSTALREADQLIANEVLELALHLAKGMLKTALPAKPELILPIVRDAIQYLPVLQPPAILALNPEDAQVVREGLGEELEKDGWSVIEDPSIGRGGCKIDTASNQIDAQAASRWQRLTHALGKDLNWLD, encoded by the coding sequence ATGAAATCCTTCGGCGACAACCGCCCCAGCACGCTGGCGGCGCGTCAAGCCCAGCAGGAGGAAGAGGAGCGCTTGGCGCGCGAGCAGGCGGCCCTGGCCGAAGCCCAGGCCGCCGAAGAAGCGGCCATGTATGCCGAGCCGGAGCAGCATCCCGACTACCCCACCGAGGACGAGCTCAACGCCATCCGCGAGGAGGCGCGCCAGCAGGGCTATGAGGCCGGCTACGCGGCCGGCCACGCCGACGGCCAGGCCCAGGCCTTGGACGAGGCGCGCGAGGCGACCGCCAAGACGCTGGAGCCGGTGGCCGAGATCGCCGGCAATTTCAGCACCGCGCTGCGCGAGGCCGACCAGCTGATCGCCAACGAAGTGCTGGAGCTGGCCCTGCACCTGGCCAAGGGCATGCTCAAGACCGCCCTGCCGGCCAAGCCGGAATTGATCCTGCCCATCGTGCGCGACGCCATCCAGTACCTGCCGGTGCTGCAGCCGCCCGCCATCCTGGCCCTCAATCCCGAAGACGCGCAGGTGGTGCGCGAGGGCTTGGGCGAGGAACTGGAGAAGGATGGCTGGAGCGTGATCGAAGACCCGAGCATCGGCCGCGGCGGCTGCAAGATCGACACCGCCAGCAACCAGATCGACGCCCAGGCGGCCTCGCGCTGGCAGCGCCTGACCCATGCGCTGGGCAAGGATCTGAACTGGCTGGACTGA
- the fliG gene encoding flagellar motor switch protein FliG, with protein sequence MTENTGLQKAAILMLAMGEAEAAEVMKFLGPREVLKLGAAMATMKNVPHEQVVATLDDFRDHVAAASTVGLDSDEYIRQVLTKALGDDKASVLLSRILGGKDASGIESLKWMDSQSVAELIRNEHPQIIATILVHLERDQACEILGHFTDRLRNDAVLRIATLDGVQPAALRELNDVLTKLLSGNENIKKSTLGGIRTAAEILNFMSGEQESSVMDNIKNYDNDMAQKIMDEMFVFDNLIDVEDRGIQLLLREVQSEMLIIALKGASQELRDKIFRNMSARASEMMREDLESKGPVRLSEVETQQKQILQIVRRLADEGQIVLGGKGEDSFV encoded by the coding sequence ATGACTGAGAATACCGGCTTGCAAAAGGCCGCCATCCTGATGCTGGCGATGGGCGAGGCCGAGGCCGCCGAGGTGATGAAATTCCTCGGCCCGCGCGAAGTGCTGAAGCTGGGCGCGGCCATGGCCACCATGAAAAACGTGCCGCACGAGCAGGTCGTGGCCACGCTCGACGATTTCCGCGACCATGTGGCGGCCGCCTCCACCGTGGGCCTCGATTCGGACGAGTACATCCGCCAGGTGCTGACCAAGGCGCTGGGCGACGACAAGGCCTCGGTGCTGCTGTCGCGCATCCTGGGCGGCAAGGACGCTTCCGGCATCGAAAGCTTGAAATGGATGGATTCGCAGTCGGTGGCCGAACTGATCCGCAACGAGCACCCGCAGATCATCGCCACCATCCTGGTCCACCTGGAACGCGACCAGGCTTGCGAGATCCTCGGCCATTTCACCGACCGCCTGCGCAACGACGCGGTGCTGCGCATCGCCACGCTGGACGGCGTGCAGCCGGCCGCGCTGCGCGAATTGAACGATGTGCTGACCAAACTGCTGTCAGGCAATGAAAACATCAAGAAATCGACGCTGGGCGGCATCCGCACGGCGGCCGAGATCCTGAACTTCATGAGCGGCGAGCAGGAAAGCTCGGTCATGGACAATATCAAGAACTACGACAACGATATGGCGCAGAAGATCATGGACGAGATGTTCGTGTTCGACAACCTGATCGACGTCGAGGACCGCGGCATCCAGCTGCTGCTGCGCGAAGTGCAGTCGGAAATGCTGATCATCGCGCTGAAAGGCGCGTCGCAGGAGCTGCGCGACAAGATCTTCCGCAATATGTCGGCGCGCGCCTCGGAAATGATGCGCGAAGACCTCGAATCGAAAGGCCCGGTGCGCCTGTCGGAAGTGGAAACCCAGCAGAAACAGATTCTGCAGATCGTGCGGCGCCTGGCCGACGAAGGCCAGATCGTTCTAGGCGGCAAAGGCGAGGATTCGTTTGTCTGA
- the fliF gene encoding flagellar basal-body MS-ring/collar protein FliF — protein sequence MAAAAEQLDIDAPADAPPPEAKPPFLQTPMGKNLVRGGAVAGFLALLLILYLWNKPPEYKVLFSNFTDRDGGAITAALDQMNVKHKFSENGQAILVPTEQVHDVRLKLAAQGLPKGGNVGFELMENQKLGVSQFLEQVNYQRALEGELARSIQSLAAVDAARVHLALPKPSVFVREQQKPTASVLLNLHPNRMIDPQQVSAIVHLVASSVPELQPANVTVVDQAGNLVSDLNKNGNAAGNAKNLDASQLKYVQELQRQITKQVESIVLPIVGEGNVRAEAVADVDFSQVEQAAESYKPNSPPAASAIRSQQSSETNGNGNANPNGIPGALSNQPPGTATAPLTQNPPGTAPAPGQVPTGAAAANSPSHKESTTNYEVDKTVRYEQKNMAGLKRMTVAVVVNYRRIIDAKTGKVTIKPYTPEEMAKINSLVREAMGFSQERGDSVSVANAPFDGVDKDAPPALDWWRDPANLPLLGDLVKFLITALVLLYILLRIVRPMMRPVFKKIDEINAPEPEPEVPVVEEPTGPTPDEILAAELAALEENTARTYRDNLALAKKLANDDPRIVANVIKDWIGAND from the coding sequence ATGGCCGCAGCCGCCGAACAACTCGATATCGATGCCCCGGCAGACGCCCCTCCGCCCGAGGCGAAGCCGCCGTTTCTGCAGACGCCCATGGGCAAGAACCTGGTGCGCGGCGGCGCCGTGGCCGGCTTCCTGGCCCTGCTGCTGATCCTTTACCTGTGGAACAAGCCGCCCGAGTACAAGGTGCTGTTCTCCAATTTCACCGACCGCGACGGCGGCGCCATCACGGCCGCCCTCGACCAGATGAACGTCAAGCACAAGTTCTCGGAAAACGGCCAGGCCATCCTGGTGCCGACCGAGCAGGTGCATGATGTGCGCCTGAAGCTGGCGGCCCAGGGCCTGCCCAAGGGCGGCAATGTCGGCTTCGAGCTGATGGAGAACCAGAAGCTGGGCGTGTCGCAATTCCTGGAGCAGGTCAATTACCAGCGCGCACTGGAAGGCGAGCTGGCGCGCTCGATCCAGTCGCTGGCCGCCGTCGATGCGGCGCGCGTGCACCTGGCCCTGCCCAAGCCTTCCGTCTTCGTGCGCGAGCAGCAGAAACCGACCGCCTCCGTGCTGCTCAATCTGCATCCCAACCGCATGATCGATCCGCAGCAGGTGAGCGCCATCGTGCACCTGGTCGCTTCCAGCGTGCCGGAATTGCAACCGGCCAATGTGACCGTGGTCGACCAGGCCGGCAACCTGGTGTCGGATCTGAACAAGAACGGCAACGCGGCTGGCAACGCCAAGAACCTCGACGCCTCCCAGCTCAAGTATGTGCAGGAATTGCAGCGCCAGATCACCAAGCAGGTCGAATCGATCGTGCTGCCCATCGTCGGCGAAGGCAATGTGCGCGCCGAGGCTGTGGCCGACGTCGACTTCTCCCAGGTCGAGCAGGCCGCCGAAAGCTATAAGCCGAACTCGCCGCCGGCCGCCTCGGCCATCCGCAGCCAGCAGAGCAGCGAAACCAATGGCAACGGCAATGCCAATCCGAACGGCATTCCCGGCGCGCTGTCGAACCAGCCGCCCGGCACCGCCACCGCACCGCTGACCCAGAATCCGCCCGGCACCGCGCCGGCGCCGGGCCAGGTGCCCACGGGCGCGGCGGCGGCCAACAGCCCTTCGCACAAGGAATCGACCACCAATTACGAGGTCGACAAGACGGTGCGCTATGAGCAAAAGAATATGGCGGGCCTGAAGCGCATGACGGTGGCCGTGGTGGTCAATTACCGCCGCATCATCGACGCCAAGACCGGCAAGGTCACGATCAAGCCCTACACGCCCGAGGAAATGGCCAAGATCAACAGTCTGGTGCGCGAAGCCATGGGTTTCAGCCAGGAGCGCGGCGACTCGGTCAGCGTGGCCAATGCCCCGTTCGACGGCGTGGACAAGGATGCGCCGCCTGCACTAGACTGGTGGCGTGACCCGGCCAATCTGCCGCTGCTGGGCGATCTGGTCAAATTCCTGATCACGGCCCTGGTGCTGCTCTACATCCTGCTGCGCATCGTGCGCCCGATGATGCGCCCCGTGTTCAAGAAGATCGACGAAATCAATGCGCCGGAGCCGGAACCGGAAGTGCCGGTGGTCGAAGAACCGACCGGCCCGACGCCGGACGAAATCCTGGCGGCCGAGCTGGCGGCGCTGGAAGAAAATACCGCGCGGACGTACCGCGATAACCTGGCCCTGGCCAAAAAACTGGCCAACGACGATCCGCGCATCGTCGCCAACGTCATCAAGGATTGGATAGGCGCAAATGACTGA
- the fliE gene encoding flagellar hook-basal body complex protein FliE encodes MRTGGIDSSQIQAMIAQLKAAATRPQATPPAIQTEKPATKVDFSDALKGALDAVATSQNKSEALAKRFQMGDDSVNLSDVMVSMQKASINFQATVQVRNKLVSAYHDIMNMQV; translated from the coding sequence ATGAGAACAGGCGGCATCGACAGCAGCCAGATCCAGGCCATGATCGCCCAATTGAAGGCGGCGGCCACGCGGCCGCAAGCCACCCCGCCGGCCATCCAGACCGAAAAGCCGGCCACCAAGGTCGACTTCTCCGACGCGCTGAAAGGCGCGCTGGACGCGGTCGCCACCAGCCAGAACAAATCCGAAGCCCTGGCCAAGCGCTTCCAGATGGGCGACGACAGCGTCAACCTGTCGGACGTCATGGTGTCGATGCAGAAAGCCAGCATCAACTTCCAGGCCACGGTCCAGGTGCGCAACAAGCTGGTCTCCGCCTACCACGACATCATGAATATGCAGGTTTGA
- a CDS encoding flagellar brake protein: MHSYLQDADLENWHDFEVESRKEIVNLLRSIGEKNQLIRMLVRGEADVCVTSILEVDADNNAVILDCSVNPEQNARILAAPAISYETTLDKIRILFRSERAASCVYEGSPAFKITLPASLIRLQRREFYRMNTPVGNPVRVLIPFPAESGGGANSFPLADISCGGIAILDNKLLLGEAIGREYADCRIELPEIGQIATGLQVRNCTDLTLLNNKTNRRLGCQFTDIPRSALNAVQRYITRLERERNARIAGLA, translated from the coding sequence ATGCACTCATACCTTCAGGACGCCGACCTGGAAAACTGGCACGATTTCGAAGTGGAATCGCGCAAGGAGATCGTTAACCTGCTGCGCAGCATCGGCGAGAAAAATCAGCTGATCCGCATGCTGGTGCGCGGCGAAGCCGACGTCTGCGTGACCTCGATCCTGGAAGTCGATGCCGACAACAATGCCGTCATCCTCGACTGCTCGGTCAACCCGGAACAAAATGCGCGCATCCTGGCCGCGCCGGCCATCTCGTATGAAACCACGCTCGACAAGATCCGCATCCTGTTCCGCAGCGAGCGCGCGGCCAGTTGCGTGTATGAAGGCAGCCCGGCGTTCAAGATCACGCTGCCGGCCAGCCTGATCCGCCTGCAGCGGCGCGAGTTCTACCGCATGAATACGCCGGTCGGCAATCCGGTGCGCGTGCTGATCCCCTTCCCGGCCGAATCCGGCGGCGGCGCCAACAGCTTCCCGCTGGCCGACATCAGCTGCGGCGGCATTGCCATCCTCGACAACAAGCTGCTGCTGGGCGAAGCCATCGGCCGCGAATACGCCGACTGCCGCATCGAATTGCCCGAGATCGGCCAGATCGCCACCGGCCTGCAGGTGCGCAACTGCACCGACCTCACCCTGCTCAACAATAAAACCAACCGCCGCCTCGGCTGCCAGTTCACCGACATCCCGCGCAGCGCGCTGAACGCCGTGCAACGCTACATCACAAGGCTCGAACGCGAACGCAACGCCCGCATCGCCGGCCTCGCCTAA
- a CDS encoding EscU/YscU/HrcU family type III secretion system export apparatus switch protein, producing MASENKPRLPLPVNAVDKSGRPTLAVPTAEQDGRRPLQSAVALAYREGESAPKVVAKGRGLVAEQIIAVAAEHGVFVHESKELVSLLMDVDLDGQIPPLLYRTIAELLAWLYHIEEAQKAGQPLPPAPDTSAPLTEPSGGH from the coding sequence ATGGCCAGTGAGAACAAGCCGCGCCTGCCCTTGCCGGTCAATGCCGTCGACAAAAGCGGGCGCCCCACCCTAGCCGTGCCCACCGCCGAACAGGACGGCCGCCGGCCGCTGCAAAGCGCGGTGGCCCTGGCTTACCGCGAAGGCGAGTCCGCGCCCAAGGTGGTGGCCAAGGGCCGCGGCCTGGTGGCCGAGCAGATCATCGCGGTGGCGGCCGAGCATGGCGTCTTTGTGCACGAGTCGAAGGAACTGGTGTCCTTGCTGATGGATGTCGACCTCGACGGCCAGATTCCGCCCCTGCTTTACCGGACAATTGCGGAACTTTTGGCCTGGCTTTATCATATTGAAGAGGCGCAAAAAGCGGGCCAGCCACTTCCACCGGCGCCCGACACCAGCGCTCCCCTTACCGAACCCTCTGGTGGACATTGA
- a CDS encoding flagellar hook-length control protein FliK: MAIPPRIDAPGVRPPTPVETRLPAAPVGDARQEAFQRSLQSLVGQTIKGEVLSKFNDGSFLVRVANTNARMMLPAGVELGAELPLTVMSANPRPTFQVGTQSGQQAVLYSEGGQLPADADTLPSQSNPALSGRLPSQPGAGGAQAGAAPAAGNAAATTPQAAANPMPNPAAAQATLSNAAASLAQTAAGAAANAATGALGQAAGAAPGTAAPADGARPQSLAATLLSKAPLTPAEQLPALDRNTLPATLSPAARAIANVLVNAYTAPGVPATINGKVPLVPGGAPDTAQLSKQLQDALGKSGLFYESHVAEWAEGKRSLQDLAREPQMQRFTQAAAQSAAETAARALNGPDLSAAQMINQQLHAHEQQRVLWQGEAWPGQAMQWEVRRDEREGRQQQGGREENAREPVWRSGVRFRFPRLGALAASVTIVGEQVHIAVQSDSDGTVGTLRAWASQLQQAMEAAGAPLASLTIGAEGTVGGGDGQ; this comes from the coding sequence GTGGCCATTCCGCCGCGCATCGATGCTCCCGGCGTCCGGCCGCCGACGCCGGTCGAGACGCGGCTGCCGGCCGCGCCGGTCGGCGATGCGCGCCAGGAAGCCTTCCAGCGCTCGCTGCAGTCGCTGGTCGGGCAAACCATCAAGGGCGAGGTACTGTCCAAATTCAACGACGGCAGCTTCCTGGTGCGCGTGGCCAACACCAATGCGCGCATGATGCTGCCGGCCGGCGTCGAACTGGGCGCCGAACTGCCGCTGACGGTGATGTCGGCCAATCCCCGTCCCACTTTCCAGGTCGGCACGCAAAGCGGCCAGCAGGCCGTGCTCTACAGCGAGGGCGGCCAGTTGCCGGCCGACGCCGATACCCTGCCTTCGCAAAGCAATCCCGCACTCAGCGGCCGCCTGCCATCCCAGCCCGGCGCGGGCGGCGCCCAAGCCGGCGCCGCACCGGCAGCGGGCAATGCCGCGGCAACCACGCCGCAGGCCGCCGCCAATCCAATGCCCAATCCGGCCGCAGCACAGGCGACCCTGTCCAATGCGGCGGCCAGCTTGGCGCAGACGGCAGCCGGAGCAGCGGCCAATGCAGCGACAGGCGCCCTGGGCCAAGCCGCCGGCGCCGCGCCCGGCACGGCCGCACCGGCCGACGGGGCGCGGCCGCAAAGCCTGGCCGCCACCCTGCTCAGCAAGGCACCGCTGACGCCGGCCGAGCAATTGCCGGCGCTGGACCGCAATACCCTGCCGGCCACGCTCAGCCCGGCGGCGCGCGCCATCGCCAATGTCCTGGTCAACGCCTATACGGCGCCCGGCGTACCGGCCACCATCAATGGCAAGGTGCCGCTGGTGCCAGGCGGCGCGCCCGATACGGCCCAGCTCAGCAAGCAGTTGCAGGATGCGCTCGGCAAGAGCGGCTTGTTCTATGAATCCCATGTCGCCGAATGGGCCGAGGGTAAACGCAGCCTGCAGGACCTGGCGCGCGAGCCGCAGATGCAGCGCTTCACCCAGGCCGCCGCGCAATCGGCGGCCGAGACGGCGGCGCGCGCGCTGAACGGCCCCGACCTGTCGGCCGCGCAGATGATCAACCAGCAACTACATGCCCATGAGCAGCAGCGCGTGCTGTGGCAGGGCGAAGCCTGGCCGGGCCAGGCCATGCAGTGGGAAGTGCGGCGCGACGAGCGCGAAGGCCGCCAGCAGCAAGGCGGCCGCGAAGAGAATGCGCGCGAGCCGGTATGGCGCAGCGGCGTGCGTTTCCGCTTCCCGCGCCTGGGCGCGCTGGCGGCCAGCGTCACCATCGTCGGCGAGCAGGTGCATATCGCCGTGCAATCCGATTCGGACGGCACGGTCGGCACCTTGCGCGCCTGGGCCAGCCAGCTGCAGCAGGCGATGGAGGCGGCCGGCGCGCCGCTGGCTTCGCTGACCATCGGCGCCGAAGGTACAGTGGGAGGCGGCGATGGCCAGTGA
- a CDS encoding flagellar protein FliT → MTMTNHDVLSAYEAMGDLTGRMLAAAGAADWDELEALEARISAQVALLKANETAIQLEAEARARKAELIKKMLDDDRQIRDLVMPWMAQLSKLINSTGTERRLVNAYGSV, encoded by the coding sequence ATGACGATGACGAATCACGATGTGCTGTCGGCCTACGAGGCCATGGGCGACCTGACCGGCCGCATGCTGGCTGCCGCCGGTGCCGCCGACTGGGACGAGCTGGAAGCGCTGGAAGCGCGCATCTCGGCCCAGGTGGCCCTGCTCAAAGCCAATGAAACGGCCATCCAGCTGGAAGCCGAGGCGCGCGCGCGCAAGGCCGAGTTGATCAAGAAGATGCTGGACGACGACCGCCAGATCCGCGACCTGGTCATGCCCTGGATGGCCCAGCTGTCCAAGCTGATCAATAGCACCGGCACCGAGCGCCGCCTGGTCAACGCCTACGGCAGCGTCTGA
- the fliS gene encoding flagellar export chaperone FliS, with product MFGSTPRGVGAYAKVGLETSVAAASPHKLIVMLYDGALVAVMSALAHMKSGNPAEKGKAISKAIQIIDNGLRASLDKEAGGQIAESLDALYEYMSARLLTANIENKPEILEEVRGLLADLRDTWNQIGSSPAAQPQAQNKPAFASV from the coding sequence ATGTTCGGATCAACCCCACGCGGCGTCGGCGCTTATGCCAAGGTCGGGCTGGAAACCAGCGTTGCCGCCGCATCGCCGCACAAGCTCATCGTGATGCTCTACGACGGCGCCCTGGTGGCCGTGATGAGCGCCCTGGCGCATATGAAGTCGGGCAACCCGGCCGAAAAGGGCAAGGCGATTTCGAAGGCGATCCAGATCATCGACAATGGCCTGCGCGCCAGCCTGGACAAGGAAGCCGGCGGCCAGATCGCCGAAAGCCTGGACGCGCTGTACGAGTATATGAGCGCGCGCCTGCTGACGGCCAATATCGAAAACAAGCCGGAAATCCTGGAAGAAGTGCGCGGCCTGCTAGCCGACCTGCGCGACACCTGGAACCAGATCGGCAGCAGCCCTGCGGCCCAGCCACAGGCCCAGAACAAACCTGCTTTTGCGAGCGTGTAA